One window of the Zea mays cultivar B73 chromosome 3, Zm-B73-REFERENCE-NAM-5.0, whole genome shotgun sequence genome contains the following:
- the LOC103651576 gene encoding uncharacterized protein has product MACHLCPLFNLRLLLLLGAVLVNADLGRGGGAEASDRVEPDPYSILMWHDYSPSLPPLPPPDPPSPTATCDGDLHGKGDFHTRCEVSEEVELDDDVYITGNGSLVLLSGASLTCEKYRCVISANFSGEVRLSRDVRVTAGRVSLVATIITVADTVVVNTTALAGDPPDRTSGVPTGTHGDGGGHDGRGASCFVKQGQTQEDSWGGDAYAWSDLEHPWSYGSKGGSTSVEKDYGGAGGGIVWLFAEDLVMNGTVLANGGDSNEKGGGGSGGSIFIKAASIDLRCGNASLVNQAEFGKQLPIGKTSSINW; this is encoded by the exons ATGGCCTGTCATCTCTGTCCCCTCTTCAATCTCCGACTCTTGCTGCTGCTCGGCGCGGTTCTCGTGAACGCCGACCTCGGCCGGGGCGGCGGAGCGGAGGCTTCAGATCGGGTGGAGCCGGACCCGTACTCGATCCTGATGTGGCACGACTACTCGCCGTCGTTGCCCCCGCTCCCGCCCCCGGACCCGCCGTCGCCGACGGCGACATGTGACGGGGACCTCCACGGGAAGGGGGACTTCCACACGCGCTGTGAGGTCTCCGAGGAAGTGGAGCTGGACGACGACGTCTACATCACGGGGAACGGCAGCCTCGTGCTCCTCTCTGGCGCCTCCCTGACCTGCGAGAAGTACAGGTGCGTTATATCCGCCAATTTCTCAGGCGAGGTGCGCCTCAGCCGCGACGTCCGCGTCACAGCCGGCAGGGTCTCGTTGGTTGCCACCATCATCACGGTCGCTGACACGGTCGTTGTGAATACCACCGCGCTCGCTGGTGATCCGCCTGATCGGACCAGTGGCGTTCCCACGGGGACGCACGGTGACGGTGGCGGGCACGATGGCCGTGGCGCCAGCTGCTTCGTCAAGCAAGGGCAGACGCAGGAGGATTCATGGGGCGGCGATGCCTATGCATGGTCTGACCTCGAACACCCCTGGAGCTACGGGAGCAAAGGGGGCTCGACCAGCGTCGAGAAGGACTATGGTGGTGCCGGTGGTGGCATCGTGTGGCTGTTTGCTGAGGACCTGGTCATGAATGGCACAGTTCTCGCCAACGGTGGGGATAGCAATGAGAAGGGTGGAGGTGGTTCTGGAGGGAGCATCTTTATAAAGGCTGCATCGAT TGATTTGAGATGTGGGAATGCAAGCTTAGTTAATCAAGCAGAATTTGGAAAACAGTTACCAATTGGGAAGACCAGCAGTATAAATTGGTGA